The DNA window ATCAGTAATTCCAAGAAAACCTCattttcatcatcatcaatttcaAAGGAAAAAAGTTGATTGTTTGATGATTGGGGCAGATATAGTGGGCAGTGCAGTAGCTAAAGCGCTTAGCGTAAATCATAGTAGAAAAAATTTGATTATTCATGCTGACATCTATaactgcaaaatgaattaaacatATATTAGAAGTACATTACACAATTATTAAAGTTGAATCAGAAAATAGAATTAAACCTGAATAAACAACGTAATTAATAAAAATCAGGCAATGatctataaaataaattatacttatatcaatgatgaattaaacaagtaatctaatagtaacaaatcaatcaataaactgcaaaatgaattaaatttgcattaaaagtgtattacataatattaaaattgaattaaaagagagaattaaagaatgaatgaaaaacataattaaCGAAAGACAAGATAATGATTTATAGCCTGAATGAacttatattattcataaataatacatatattatatatgttttataaattattttgatttgtctCACTAAGAACATGTGATTTTGccatatgtattaaaaatatagtGTATATATGTTATAAATGTAATATAAGTGTGTTACTTAAATCTTTTGGTTGATATCACTAAGAAAGAGAGtgaagtttgcaatatgtattataaatatattgctcatgaataaaacttatattatatgtgtcttacaaattattttgatttgtatcacTAAAAGAATGAGTGACAATTGCAATATATATTAAACATGTATTGTATATGtcttataaatgtattattagtGTGTTGCCTAAATTATTgttattggtatcattaagaaAAGAGTGAAATGTGCAatttgtattataaatgtattattcatgaataaaattacatgcattatatatgttttataaattattttaacttgtatcactaagaaaaaaaacgatatttgcaatatgtattataaatatattgtgcctgtattataaatgtattacaTGTGTGTTACCCAAAGTataaagtaaattattttaattgatatcaCTAAAAAGAAAGTGTGTTACCTAAAGTataaagtaaattattttaattgatatcaCTAAAGAAAGTGAAATATTCGATgtgttataaataaaaatatattgttcatgattttaatacaatttcaTAAACTTCATAATAAAAGTGTGTGTTACCTAAAGTataaagtaaattattttaattaatatcacTAAAGAAAGTGAAATATTCGATgtgttataaataaaattatattgttcatgattttaatacaatttcaTAAACTTCATAATATTCTAGATGGTAAGAACCTGTCCAAAATAATCACAAATTCATAAAActaatgaatttgaattttaaagctttataaTGATTATCGTTTTGAAATTTCTGATTGAGCACATAATTTTGTACAAGTTTTTTATCATGAAAATTTCTTAGGAAAGAAAAGGTggacaaagaaaaaattgtagAGAAAGATGAGCAGAAAATCTGctacaattctttaatttcaaaaaattgaaattagttagaaaaattatatcaaaattgaTATATTACCAATAAATgatcaaatattttcttaatataaaatatttatttgattttaccctttttgaTTTCTCAAAGTAGTCGTACATCTATCTGGGTCACACTCTTTCCATCCCAAGGGAAAATTTATGCCATTAAATTTGAGTCTTTTAACACACACCATTATCAGGGAAATTATTTGAAACATAAAATAAGGTAAGAGAGGTAAATTAATAAAGTCCAATAATCTCAATTTCTATAACACAtttcaaatctatttttaatagaTTCATGAATCAATAATATGActtgattataatttttaaataattcaaattttgtgtGACGTAAATActgttttattaaaaatatctccCTATTTGGTGGGATAACAAAATAAGGGAGAttaataatgtgtttgtttCCTTCTTTGTACGTACCCTATAAGAAAGGGAGCACCAAGCAACTATGGACAAACGATGAACATGAAGAGcgagcatatatatatatatatatattaactaaaaagaaaaggactGCAGAAGTAGCTAGGGACAGAGGACCCTTTATTAACACATGCAAGGGAGAGAGCAAAAactatatatgtaatttatttaaCCCTTGGTCTTATACTTTGACTCGTCAATCTCGATCCCTTCACGTTGAGCACGCTCACCACCAGACTCGTCTCCCGTGCTTAGACCTCCCTTGCGTCCCATTTCCTGGTACCCTTCACTTCCCAACTGGTCCTTCCTCGTCTGCCCTCCTCGGCTCCTCCCTgggaaaaagtatttatatatatatatatggaaatcaaaaaaaaatatatataaataaagaataccCTCAGCAAGGTGCTCTTGAGCTTCAAGACTTTTGCCACCAGTACCACCAGGAACTACAGTTTCTCCTTCCTTTGCCCTCCGATCGAGTTCTGACCTTTTTTCTTGCTCTGACGccattttattaatttctttattattactGCTACCTACGCAACCAAAAAATTTGGGTCCTCATTTATAGGGAGATAATGGGTGTTAAGCAGTTGACATGTGGAGGTTGACGCAGCACCAAGAATCACACGTGTCCACTATGCTTGCTCACACGCAACCTCTCATTCATTCCCcacaaatcacaatcatatAATATATGCTTAGCCATATCTGAAGATGTTTCCACTATCTCACTCATATTTCCAATCCTTCTTATTGTACCAGCGGTGCACTAGCACACGCACACTTATCCCGGTTCAAAAATAATCATATCAACATATATATCTAACTTGAAAAACTAGTACTAATTAATAACACACCTATGagaaacataaaaatatgagACCTAAGTTCAAATCCACCTTATCGGTATTTCACTACTTTTATTTCCCTCTGACAGTAGTGGCATACACCATTTTCTTTTCTGTTCTCTCACTCATGACTCATGAGTacattaccaaaaaaaataaataactaataacTTCTCTGATTTAATAAAATGCTGTAATTTAATTTgacaatgaattttaaaaagtaaaatatatattttttaaaatttatgaacttaaattagaattatgttaaatatatcaaaatgctCTTTAATTTTCTGACCTTAAGCATATcccatgaaaaattgaaatgacatattttttatcaaaagaaagaatcatttaaaaaaaaaaaataactaagaatgataatggataattttttttaaaaaattaaaaataaagataaatgtTTAATTTAGGTTGTACCATTCGAATTCCAAAAGTttaattatatatcaattaaatacaaaataattttaaaaaatatattataattataataattaactatttaaattttttaaaacgcatataaaaatcaactatattattagttaatttataattttatgaatttgatcaaatGGATATGAGGGAGTAattatgacatattttattatatatttagtcaattcatgattttattttgttagtcGAAGAAGCTTAAAATAATCAATCCGAAACACATTTTGATATCAAATTAATTTCAGTTTTGGTCAATTGTTACGTGGCTATTTGAAAATTGATTAACTGTGGAAAATTCGATTCCAATTGAAATTGCCTATTTATGCAAGCAATTGGCTATTATATGAATGCGAATTTGGTTAATATGACATAACATCGCAAACATGTGCTACGTATTTGTTGTATGTAATTAgacttttttcttctattttattagatgtatttgtattaattatatattttctctgCCTCTATCTTTATACAAGTGATACAAGAGCTTGAATACAAGTGATACAAAAATGAATGAACATAAGTTACGTTATATAAGAGCTACTAAAGAATTGCCAAAAAACAACGGACAGAAAAGCGATGGACTGCGTCGCCCCAAAAAGCGACGTCATTTGCCACactgtccgtcactttttaataaaaataattatttttaaaattattttacaaaaagcgacggacggcatttCTTAGTCTGTTGCTTTTTTTCGCGGATTTTtgcgctaaatatatatatataattaataattatttatttaatatatatagagacgctgtccgtcgctttttaataaaaataattatttataaactaaaaataatcatgttgtccgttgtttttaatttattttattttattaattagttattttaaaaagcgacggacggcatctcttagtctgttgctttttggtcaaaatatctagtcaaacattttaaaaaagcgacggacagtgtctcttagtccgtcgctttttagtcaaatatttctaaaaaagcAACGGACAAAGAGACATTGTCCGCcgctttttttaaattatgttgaaCCAAAAAGCGggttcccccccccccccccccccNcccccccccccccattttcccatctctctcttctctcttctctcccttctctctaAAATCAAACTGTTGCGCCGCCGCCGCCCCACGCAACCCCATGCCACCGTCGCCCTTCTCTCCTTGAGCATTAGTCCTGTCGCTGCCTTGCCCCATCGGTGCCATCACCCGTCGTCCTCACTGCCTCTTTTCCTTAGCTTGTTAATGTTAGGgtttcattttagttttttttcaattctagtaatatttgatttgttataaattagtatattattttagtttgatgaattgtgttattcaattgttaatttgtatatttgattattgttagttaggtagaaaattaaggattttttattttagggttttcttcttaattgagtttttttaaaatatgattgtgAATTGAGTATTAGAAGATagaactaacaaataattagaagttaGAAGTTAGATTAGTTGCATTTTCCaactttgaaattcttgaatttagtaTGTTTGACggttgaagttagaaaaacattcaattgtatataaaagttagattactttgaagttagaaaaatattggatagtatatgaaagttgaaattagatTAGTTTAATTTTCCAACTTAGAAGTTCTTGAATTTAGTAAGTTTAAAAGTTGAAGTTACAAAAATTGGgaatttttaatatgattttaaattaagtattagaagttagaactaacaaataattagaagcTAGCTAGAAGTTAgagattagttgaatttttcaatttgtcattgtatttgtgcttatatgtattatattgttgttgaaaattgggttacttgaattatattcttgaacttagaaattctagaaattagatatgaacttgaatttttgtaggattttaaaactttaggattttagaactttaggttatgaactttagaaatcttgaattattgtgggattttagaactttaagttgtgaactttagaagtcttgaattattgtaagattttaaactttaggttgtgagctttagaaatcttgaattattgtaggattttagaaatttaggttgtgaactttagaaatcttgaattattgtgggattttagaactttaagttgtgaactttagaaatcttgaattattgtaggattttaaactttaggttgtgaactttagaaatcttgaattattgtatttAGAACTTTATAAGATTGTAAACGTTAACAaccttgaattattgtaggattttaaaactttaggttgtgaactttagaaatcttcaattattgtaggattttagaacttaaagttgtgaactttagagaacttgaatttttgtgggattttagaactttagaaatcttgaattattttaggattttagaactttaggttgtgaactttagaaatcttgaattattgtaggattttaaactttaggttgtgaactttataaatcttgatttatagaatttatgaactaattattaggttgaactttagaaatcttgatagAATATAGTCTTTACGAactatttgtaattttgaaacgaattttgaaatactttataagtctttaaatcacaatttttgactgttaatttaagtttgttgttttatattttgtgtagcttctttataatgttttgtgtttgattggggCTGAACTGAATTGAATTGCTTTTGCAGgcaaaaaaattgcaaaaaaagcgacggacagggtggttttgtccgtcgcctttctggattttattttttttaaacccaaaaaagcgacggacagggtCCTTTAGTTAGTCGCTTTTCTGGATTTTTCGTGAGAAATTactttcatgtgtgaaatgacgATTTTTCTCTTCCCCTTAGCCGCTATCTTGGGATCCACGTGAGCTTCTGTCAAAACGTGAGcttatatcaaaattaaaaaagataaatttctatcaaaatataataaaatgataTGTATAGTTGAATcgaaaatataacaaaaattatagTAGTATTTAAATTGTACTACAATACAACGATATATTTGAACCTTTTGGGAATATAAAATTGTGAGGCTTAGTTACCGTTAGGAGTAGCTGTCACAAAGGACACAAGTATATGCACATACAACTTAGAAGTATTCTGCATTTAGCTTCTCTTGAAGATGACAGATTTGTTGAGCTGCTCATCACCTCAGCCTCAAGACATTCATCTTCCCTTTTCCTCTACCAATGCTGCTCAAAGAGACGCGGTCACTTACAGGTACCTACCTTCTTTCACACAGTTGTAGAATTTTgtaattcataaataataaaatggtACTAGAattacaacataatataatGTACAACCAACAATTACTAATTTGTTCTTGGAATTGGATTTCATTTCTTCTGATTTTGTGTCACATCCATTTGTCGTAGCAAAGGGCAAGGTTTCAAGTGTGAAAAAACATTAAACTTGATTTTTGGAGCTACAAATGATCCTAAATTTCTTCTAGAATCAACCATTGTAGTATCTTGGCTATTTATCTTTAAGGATAGGTTTAGAAGTTCTAGGTTCTTTTTAGATAGCTAGAAGATAAAGTTATTTAGATTGTATCTCGAATCTATAGGGTAGACCTTATTCATTTGTAACTAATCCAAATTCAACAAGTGTTGTTGCCTAACAAAGTTAAATCatccttttccttttatagttgtcttCTTTAGTCAATCCTAATTAACAATTCTGGACTAACAGAAGTTTCTTGATTTTGCTATTCTCCACACAGTACTATTGTGATTCTAATTACAATTTGTTGCAGTTGTGGATCCTGTGGATATGAGTTGAACCTCAACTCTTGCAATCGCAATACCACAGTC is part of the Solanum stenotomum isolate F172 chromosome 8, ASM1918654v1, whole genome shotgun sequence genome and encodes:
- the LOC125874265 gene encoding em protein H5; this encodes MASEQEKRSELDRRAKEGETVVPGGTGGKSLEAQEHLAEGRSRGGQTRKDQLGSEGYQEMGRKGGLSTGDESGGERAQREGIEIDESKYKTKG